A single genomic interval of Chloracidobacterium validum harbors:
- a CDS encoding alpha/beta fold hydrolase: MTDWVPHSEPATEKFRRHLAQLAEREARETSPRQKDVFDTMRAFAARARFIRLGAIQYHLYEYGPPDGPAVLLLHGWDCSSYWFYRLAPALGAAGFRAIAFDFRGHGFSETAPDDDYTLLAFAQDTLALADQLGIKAFDLVSFSLGSAVALLVGDAAPARVRRQVVMNFGLFDYGAAQALVLPSVLGAIFDTLRRIPSKTLVYRYVSVTLCQREVMWRDVEMSFTSLVYCNSRAAFLAVTDLVRPERVAQVRDAAARAAPTLVLTGEFDPVVPFADSDRLAQTLPVARLHILLRTGHLVLFERPDEIERLVGDWLAAAGRGECGGAEAGGPDAG, translated from the coding sequence TTGACCGACTGGGTACCCCATTCCGAGCCTGCCACGGAAAAGTTTCGCCGCCACCTGGCCCAGCTTGCCGAGCGGGAAGCGCGCGAAACCTCTCCACGGCAAAAAGACGTGTTTGACACGATGCGCGCCTTTGCGGCCCGGGCACGGTTCATCCGCTTGGGCGCGATTCAGTACCACCTGTATGAATACGGCCCGCCGGATGGCCCGGCCGTCCTCTTGCTCCACGGGTGGGATTGTTCGTCGTACTGGTTTTATCGCCTGGCACCGGCGCTTGGCGCGGCCGGGTTTCGCGCCATCGCTTTTGATTTTCGCGGCCATGGTTTTTCCGAAACGGCTCCAGACGACGACTACACGCTCCTGGCCTTTGCCCAGGATACCCTGGCGCTGGCCGACCAGCTTGGCATCAAAGCCTTTGATCTGGTTTCGTTTTCGCTGGGTTCGGCGGTGGCACTCCTGGTTGGCGACGCCGCTCCGGCGCGCGTTCGGCGGCAGGTCGTGATGAACTTCGGGCTGTTCGACTATGGCGCGGCGCAAGCTCTTGTGTTACCAAGTGTGCTTGGGGCAATTTTTGACACGCTTCGGCGCATTCCATCGAAAACGCTGGTGTACCGCTACGTCTCGGTCACGCTTTGTCAACGCGAAGTGATGTGGCGCGACGTTGAAATGTCGTTCACGAGCCTGGTGTATTGTAACTCGCGGGCGGCCTTTCTGGCCGTGACGGACTTGGTTCGGCCGGAACGGGTTGCCCAAGTGCGTGACGCCGCCGCCCGGGCCGCTCCGACGTTGGTGCTGACCGGTGAGTTCGATCCCGTCGTCCCCTTCGCCGACAGCGACCGCCTGGCGCAAACGCTCCCGGTTGCGCGTTTGCACATCCTGCTGCGGACGGGCCACCTAGTGCTTTTTG
- a CDS encoding PH domain-containing protein produces MADHHPPAPVVFRQTFLFVGLWYATAVILTVVFVVLGGVVEAVIWRSLAPAVPFVTIGICLALFAVAAWKHLCQWVETYTLAADKIEVSTGILSKTVRNIPLAKVQDVTVEQTLAQRLCGLGNVIVDSASATGKITMRHIAQPRAVADQILQRAGSPLL; encoded by the coding sequence ATGGCCGATCATCACCCGCCAGCGCCGGTCGTGTTCCGGCAAACGTTCTTGTTCGTTGGGCTGTGGTATGCCACGGCGGTCATCTTGACGGTAGTGTTCGTGGTCCTGGGCGGGGTTGTGGAAGCTGTCATCTGGAGGAGCCTGGCGCCGGCCGTTCCCTTTGTAACCATCGGAATCTGCCTCGCGCTCTTTGCCGTGGCCGCCTGGAAGCACCTTTGTCAGTGGGTGGAAACCTACACGCTGGCGGCCGACAAGATTGAAGTCAGTACTGGAATCTTGTCTAAAACTGTGCGGAACATCCCGCTTGCCAAGGTGCAGGATGTCACGGTTGAGCAAACGCTGGCGCAACGGCTCTGTGGATTGGGCAACGTGATTGTGGATAGTGCGTCGGCGACCGGAAAAATTACCATGCGACATATCGCGCAACCGCGCGCGGTCGCTGACCAAATCCTCCAGCGGGCAGGTTCACCGCTGCTGTGA
- a CDS encoding DUF427 domain-containing protein, with amino-acid sequence MMTSFPSQILRLAQRRFRYLSKPSADHPAPRKMKVTIKDRATGTILAETTDPNQVLSFEGNWYFAPDAVNQSVLKLTTDTYTCGYKGTCNWITFDDGAHLTPHVAWVYPAPKAGYENIAGRYGFYAGARLTTIEERE; translated from the coding sequence ATGATGACTTCGTTTCCATCCCAAATACTCCGGCTGGCGCAACGTCGGTTCAGATACCTGTCGAAACCGTCGGCTGACCATCCGGCTCCACGCAAGATGAAAGTCACCATCAAAGACCGCGCGACAGGCACGATTTTGGCCGAAACAACCGATCCGAACCAAGTTCTCTCGTTTGAGGGGAACTGGTACTTCGCGCCAGATGCCGTCAATCAGTCCGTGCTGAAGCTGACCACCGACACCTACACCTGTGGTTACAAGGGTACGTGCAACTGGATCACCTTCGACGACGGCGCGCATCTGACGCCCCACGTGGCTTGGGTGTATCCGGCCCCGAAGGCCGGCTACGAAAACATCGCCGGGCGTTATGGTTTTTACGCCGGCGCGCGCCTCACCACCATTGAGGAACGCGAGTGA
- a CDS encoding PAS domain-containing hybrid sensor histidine kinase/response regulator: MTNEAGMSNAFEATNTSETSPSADPKTAAQRIAELEAALRDAAQTIRSLRESELRYREIFDGACDIILLLGLDGRRLAWNPAGQQILGYSAEEIQAMSVREFSHLVVPEHRERIRQALNEKLEQQRTESRYEADFIAKDGRRITLEVNSRLLFRDGKPVAIQGILRDITERKHFEQALRESEARYRDLFENASDIVYVHDFEGRFLSVNRGVERVLGYTPTDAKHLTMTHIVVPEHRARAIQSIAEKRAGKVEVTQYELDVIAKNGQRVTLEISSRLFYEQGVPVGVHGMARDVTRRRQMERALRESEARYRTLFDSAHDVIYCHDLEGRILDINPATEALFGYRRDEARSLNVVDVIVPESRPVTKAAVQQLLEAPGTTARYEATLLARDGRRITLELNTWMIVENGRPVAFQGIGRDLTERRLAERALRESEERFRRVFDAAPLGIALVSLTGYVMRANRAVCEWLGYTPEEATGRHHLDFCHPDDVEETMRLTRRLLADPTLSSFQIEKRYLTKAAKVAWGRLTVVVVRDSDGQPQYLLSMIEDITQQRTLEEQVRHAQKMEAVGQLAAGIAHEFNNLLTVVAGYAGLLERRLSPTSIERSSPALLHRYALDILTAVSRAATLTGQLLTFGRKQQQQLAPLNINELVTSSVRILRPLLEPHIAIVTDLSPDLGIVVADQQQLEQVLTNLAVNARDAMPHGGTLTLRTLNVWHESRPESSTPALFRSRQASDETIRMNPYVLLEVADTGLGMTEEVRQRIFEPFFTTKPVGKGTGLGLSVVEGIIAQNKGFITVTSEVGKGTAFQIFLPRGELL, translated from the coding sequence ATGACCAATGAGGCGGGGATGTCCAACGCCTTTGAAGCGACGAACACCTCCGAAACGTCCCCGAGTGCCGACCCCAAAACCGCGGCGCAACGGATTGCTGAACTGGAAGCCGCGCTGCGGGACGCCGCGCAAACCATCCGCTCGCTTCGGGAAAGCGAGCTGCGCTATCGGGAAATCTTTGATGGCGCATGCGACATCATCCTGCTGTTGGGGTTGGATGGGCGACGCCTGGCCTGGAATCCCGCCGGCCAGCAAATTCTGGGTTACAGCGCCGAAGAAATCCAAGCCATGTCGGTGCGCGAGTTCTCGCACTTGGTCGTGCCGGAGCATCGGGAGCGGATTCGACAGGCGCTGAATGAAAAGCTGGAACAGCAAAGGACTGAGTCGCGCTACGAGGCCGACTTCATTGCCAAGGACGGCCGGCGGATTACCCTTGAAGTCAACTCCCGACTGCTCTTCCGCGACGGCAAGCCAGTGGCCATTCAGGGCATCTTGCGTGACATCACCGAGCGCAAGCACTTCGAGCAAGCGCTGCGTGAGAGCGAGGCGCGCTACCGCGACCTCTTTGAAAACGCCAGCGACATCGTGTACGTCCACGACTTTGAAGGGCGCTTTTTATCCGTCAACCGGGGCGTGGAGCGGGTCCTGGGCTACACGCCGACCGACGCCAAGCATCTGACGATGACCCATATCGTGGTGCCGGAGCACCGAGCGCGGGCGATTCAGTCCATTGCCGAAAAACGTGCCGGAAAAGTCGAGGTCACACAGTACGAGTTGGATGTGATTGCCAAGAACGGTCAGCGTGTCACGCTCGAAATCAGCTCGCGCTTGTTTTACGAGCAGGGCGTCCCGGTGGGCGTGCACGGCATGGCGCGGGATGTCACCCGGCGCCGCCAGATGGAACGGGCCCTGCGCGAAAGCGAGGCGCGTTACCGAACACTCTTCGACAGTGCCCACGATGTGATCTACTGCCACGACCTGGAGGGCCGGATTCTGGACATCAACCCGGCAACGGAGGCCTTGTTTGGCTACCGACGGGATGAAGCGCGGTCGCTCAACGTCGTGGATGTCATCGTTCCAGAAAGCCGTCCAGTGACCAAGGCTGCGGTTCAGCAACTTCTGGAAGCGCCCGGAACGACGGCGCGCTATGAAGCGACGCTGCTGGCCCGCGACGGACGGCGCATCACGCTTGAACTCAATACCTGGATGATTGTGGAAAATGGCAGGCCGGTGGCCTTTCAAGGCATTGGGCGGGATTTGACCGAACGGCGGTTGGCAGAGCGCGCCCTGCGCGAAAGCGAGGAACGCTTCCGCCGCGTTTTCGACGCCGCGCCGCTGGGCATTGCCCTCGTGTCGTTGACCGGCTACGTCATGCGCGCCAACCGCGCGGTGTGTGAGTGGCTTGGCTACACCCCAGAAGAAGCGACCGGACGCCACCACCTGGACTTCTGCCACCCAGACGATGTCGAAGAAACGATGCGCCTCACCCGGCGACTTCTTGCAGACCCGACCCTGTCGAGCTTTCAGATCGAGAAACGCTACCTGACCAAGGCGGCGAAGGTGGCCTGGGGCCGCCTGACCGTGGTCGTGGTGCGTGACAGTGACGGGCAGCCGCAGTACCTCCTGAGCATGATCGAAGACATCACACAGCAGCGCACATTGGAGGAGCAAGTTCGCCACGCCCAGAAAATGGAGGCCGTTGGGCAACTGGCCGCCGGGATCGCCCATGAGTTCAACAACCTGCTCACGGTGGTGGCCGGATACGCCGGGCTCCTGGAGCGTCGCCTTTCGCCAACCTCGATTGAACGTTCTTCGCCGGCGCTCCTCCATCGGTATGCTCTGGACATCCTGACGGCCGTGTCGCGGGCCGCGACGCTCACCGGGCAGCTTCTTACCTTTGGGCGTAAACAACAGCAGCAGTTAGCGCCACTCAACATCAACGAGTTGGTCACGTCGTCCGTCCGCATCCTGCGTCCGCTCCTGGAGCCGCACATTGCCATCGTCACCGACCTGTCACCGGACTTGGGCATCGTCGTCGCCGATCAGCAGCAGCTCGAGCAAGTGCTGACCAATTTGGCGGTCAATGCCCGCGATGCCATGCCGCATGGCGGCACGCTGACGCTGAGGACGCTCAACGTCTGGCACGAGTCCCGGCCTGAGAGCAGCACGCCTGCCCTGTTTCGGAGCCGCCAGGCCAGCGATGAAACCATCCGCATGAACCCGTATGTCCTACTGGAAGTTGCCGACACCGGGCTGGGCATGACCGAGGAAGTCCGGCAACGCATCTTCGAGCCGTTCTTCACGACCAAGCCGGTTGGCAAGGGCACGGGTCTTGGGCTATCGGTGGTCGAGGGCATCATTGCCCAGAACAAAGGCTTCATCACGGTCACCAGCGAAGTGGGGAAGGGCACGGCCTTTCAGATTTTCCTTCCACGCGGTGAACTGTTGTAG
- a CDS encoding two-component regulator propeller domain-containing protein — MWLAASVGVPGAVGGVPPAAVFERLTQEHGLSNNAVHCILQDRRGFLWIGTEDGLNRYDGFSFKVYRYQDNNPRSLPGNLIMTLYEDREGNLWVGTAKSGFCRYDPQTDSFVTDKQLIRDGQSTIGSRMAWRFYEDRAGTLWLCTDDGLFRFDHRRGDFTLHNVPHRDRLIASVYEDDLGQFWVASVSGLWLFDRTTGQFSQVITSPAVRRENQLLMISAHVLGQTKQGHLCVGFGRVGFFCIEPRSHRVVAGYDWQGNALSSVPTAVNDEDLYYVDPLWLDADDNLWGAQRPVGLIRLNLSSRQVQVIVPDPKLPGERPARRVLALFQDRSGVLWIGDGVAGVTKFSPTQNRFERYRHLGLDQTSLSDSYIRGIAESRSGRIWVCTQFGGFNALDRASGQVVRYPARPGARNALQSNITFAVHEDRQGEVWIGTDLGLQRFRPQTGQFQSFPQLSGKARVHAIYEDTRRALWVSFGNGFYEISPDRMRCRDHTAGITPTGKPWDVDVQCIYEDRRDQHLWFGLAGRCVRYDPVRQTYREYVIEARPEYSAAYVTSFAEGSDGTLWMTTKGAGLCRFDPQRETFTHLLEQDGLPHNNCYAMFPDANGRFWLSSDAGIARFDPTTRAFRTYTTADGLQGREFNRFSAFQNSRGEIFFGGTQGLNIFDPAKLTDNPTPPPVALTELKINGQTRLAPEGSQLVVDYRERAVEVGFVALDFHAPADNRYRYWLEGFDRGWREAGARREASYTNLPPGAYRFWVMAANHDGVWSSGKVLFQLEIRPPWWQTWPAYVGFALTGGLLLYGGVRLRLRQLVARNRNLELKIAERTQEVTRKNEELAARNLEIESRNSEIAARNLEIEDQRRGLLESLTYARTIQQAMLPTVDALNAALRESFVLWKPKDIVSGDFYWFHQQRGRVVLVVADCTGHGVPGALMSMIGNDLLGQIVVEHEVYQPARILEALHNGVRRVLKQDGETPLPDGMDAAVCTFDQQERMATFAGARQSLYLVDDGVLTEIKGNRHAIGGSGRERRPRVFTNHTVMVSPGAMLYFTTDGFADQPSERGKKFGTRRLQALLAEVAGLSLAQQRVRLEAELLAHMGDEPQRDDITIVGVQWQPQTKANTNGYRA, encoded by the coding sequence TTGTGGTTAGCGGCGTCCGTAGGCGTGCCGGGGGCAGTCGGCGGGGTTCCCCCGGCGGCCGTGTTTGAGCGTCTCACCCAGGAACACGGGCTTTCCAACAATGCGGTTCACTGCATTCTGCAAGACCGGCGTGGCTTTCTCTGGATTGGAACTGAAGACGGACTGAACCGCTACGATGGCTTCAGCTTCAAAGTCTATCGGTATCAGGATAACAACCCCCGCTCGCTCCCCGGAAACCTCATCATGACACTGTATGAAGACCGGGAGGGCAACCTGTGGGTTGGCACCGCCAAATCTGGATTCTGCCGATACGATCCCCAAACGGATAGCTTCGTTACCGACAAGCAACTCATCCGTGACGGGCAGTCCACCATAGGCAGTCGTATGGCCTGGCGGTTTTACGAAGACCGGGCTGGCACGCTCTGGTTATGCACGGACGACGGCTTGTTCCGCTTTGACCACCGGCGTGGTGACTTCACACTGCACAACGTCCCACACCGTGATCGGCTCATCGCCTCAGTCTATGAGGATGACTTGGGGCAGTTTTGGGTGGCGAGTGTCTCCGGGCTGTGGCTTTTTGACCGGACGACCGGCCAGTTCTCACAAGTCATCACGTCGCCGGCTGTGCGGCGAGAAAATCAGTTGTTGATGATTTCAGCCCACGTCCTTGGGCAAACGAAGCAAGGACATCTCTGTGTTGGATTTGGCCGCGTTGGTTTTTTCTGCATCGAGCCACGGTCACACCGGGTCGTCGCAGGCTATGACTGGCAGGGAAACGCACTCAGTAGCGTGCCAACGGCGGTAAACGACGAGGACCTATATTACGTCGATCCCCTGTGGCTTGACGCCGACGACAATCTCTGGGGAGCGCAACGCCCGGTCGGGCTGATTCGCTTGAACCTCTCCAGCCGGCAGGTCCAGGTCATCGTTCCCGACCCCAAGCTTCCGGGGGAACGTCCGGCGCGCCGAGTCCTCGCCCTGTTTCAAGACCGGTCAGGGGTGCTGTGGATTGGGGATGGCGTGGCCGGGGTGACAAAATTTTCTCCGACCCAGAACCGCTTTGAACGCTATCGCCACCTTGGACTCGATCAAACATCTCTGTCTGACAGCTACATTCGTGGCATCGCCGAAAGCCGTTCTGGCCGTATCTGGGTCTGTACCCAGTTCGGCGGCTTCAATGCGCTTGACCGCGCGTCTGGGCAGGTGGTGCGCTATCCGGCGCGGCCCGGCGCTCGAAACGCCCTTCAGTCGAACATAACATTTGCCGTTCATGAGGACCGACAAGGCGAGGTATGGATTGGCACGGACTTGGGATTGCAGCGGTTTCGTCCTCAAACGGGTCAGTTTCAGTCATTCCCACAGTTATCCGGCAAGGCAAGGGTGCATGCCATCTACGAAGACACACGCCGCGCGCTGTGGGTCAGCTTTGGCAATGGCTTTTACGAAATCTCCCCAGACCGCATGCGCTGCCGGGACCATACCGCCGGCATCACCCCCACCGGCAAGCCGTGGGACGTTGATGTGCAGTGCATTTACGAGGATCGCCGTGACCAGCACCTCTGGTTTGGGTTGGCAGGACGGTGTGTGCGCTACGACCCGGTTCGGCAGACCTACCGCGAATATGTGATAGAAGCGCGTCCAGAATACAGTGCCGCTTATGTCACCAGCTTCGCCGAAGGCTCCGACGGAACGCTATGGATGACAACCAAAGGGGCTGGCCTGTGCCGCTTCGACCCACAACGTGAAACCTTTACCCACCTTTTGGAACAAGATGGGCTGCCGCACAACAACTGCTATGCCATGTTCCCCGATGCCAACGGCCGCTTCTGGCTCAGCAGCGACGCCGGCATTGCTCGCTTCGACCCGACGACCCGCGCCTTCCGCACCTACACCACCGCCGATGGCTTGCAGGGCCGTGAGTTCAACCGCTTCTCGGCCTTCCAAAACTCCCGCGGCGAAATCTTCTTTGGGGGGACGCAGGGCCTCAACATCTTTGACCCGGCCAAACTGACCGACAATCCAACCCCGCCGCCGGTGGCGTTGACCGAGCTGAAAATCAACGGGCAGACGCGGCTTGCGCCCGAAGGCAGCCAGCTCGTGGTTGATTACCGGGAGCGGGCGGTGGAGGTCGGCTTTGTCGCCCTGGATTTCCACGCGCCGGCGGACAACCGGTATCGCTACTGGCTGGAAGGGTTTGACCGTGGCTGGCGGGAGGCGGGGGCGCGGCGGGAAGCCAGCTACACGAACCTGCCGCCGGGGGCGTATCGGTTTTGGGTGATGGCGGCCAATCACGATGGGGTGTGGAGTTCGGGCAAGGTGCTGTTTCAGCTCGAGATTCGTCCGCCGTGGTGGCAGACGTGGCCGGCGTATGTGGGGTTCGCGCTGACCGGTGGGTTGTTGCTGTACGGGGGCGTCCGACTGCGATTGCGGCAGTTGGTGGCGCGCAACCGAAATCTGGAACTCAAGATTGCCGAGCGGACGCAAGAGGTGACACGCAAGAACGAAGAGCTTGCCGCGCGGAATCTGGAAATCGAGTCTCGGAATTCGGAGATTGCCGCGCGGAATCTAGAAATTGAAGATCAGCGGCGTGGACTTCTGGAGAGCCTGACCTATGCGCGGACAATCCAGCAAGCGATGTTGCCCACGGTGGATGCGCTGAACGCAGCGCTTCGGGAAAGCTTCGTGCTGTGGAAACCCAAGGACATCGTGTCGGGGGACTTTTACTGGTTTCACCAGCAGCGAGGGCGCGTCGTTCTGGTGGTGGCCGATTGCACCGGGCATGGCGTGCCGGGCGCGTTGATGTCTATGATTGGCAATGATCTGCTCGGGCAGATCGTCGTAGAACATGAGGTATATCAGCCGGCGCGGATTCTTGAAGCCCTGCACAATGGGGTGCGGCGCGTGTTGAAGCAAGATGGAGAAACACCGCTACCGGATGGGATGGACGCGGCCGTGTGCACCTTTGACCAGCAGGAACGGATGGCGACGTTTGCCGGAGCGCGGCAGTCGCTCTATCTGGTGGACGATGGCGTGCTGACCGAGATCAAGGGCAACCGCCATGCCATTGGCGGCAGTGGGCGCGAGCGGCGACCACGGGTGTTTACCAACCACACGGTGATGGTGTCGCCAGGCGCGATGCTGTATTTCACCACGGATGGCTTTGCGGATCAGCCAAGTGAGCGTGGGAAAAAGTTTGGAACGCGGCGCTTGCAAGCGCTGTTGGCTGAGGTGGCCGGGCTGTCACTGGCGCAACAGCGGGTCCGGTTGGAAGCCGAGTTGCTGGCGCACATGGGCGATGAACCCCAGCGCGATGACATCACGATTGTTGGCGTGCAGTGGCAGCCCCAGACAAAGGCCAACACCAATGGTTACAGAGCATGA